TGAGAGATACTTACTGGTTGATAGACCCGGAGAATTCCCCTTCTCAGCGCCTGAAACTGGGATATACCATTGTCTATCCTGATGGTAAAACTACTGGTCATGCTCACCCTGATCAGGAAGAAGTATATTTCATCCTGAGTGGGCGCGGAGAAATGGAAATTGAAGAAGAGCGTTTTCCCATTCAGGAAGGAGACGCCTTTTATGTTGAACCAGGTAAGTTTCATGTTACCTACAATACGGGCATTCTTCCTCTGGTTATTTTGTGGGTAACTGGTAAAGTGGATTGAGGTGGGAGGTAAGCCTTTATGATTCGAAAACTGATGATAATTAATAATCAATTCGTGGATTCGATTAACGGGGAATACCTTGAGGTTATCAACCCAGCTACTGAAGAGAAAATGGGGGAAGTTCCCAGGGCTACCAAAGAACAGGTAGAGGAAGCTGTAAAGTCTGCTCATAGAGCTTTTCAAACCTGGTCTAAACTTACTCCCTTTGATAGAGCACGTTACATGCATAAAGCTGCGGATATAATTGAACAGAAAGCTGAAGAAATTGGACGGGTGCTTACTGCTGAAGAAGGTAAACCCTTAAAGGAGGGTATAAGCGAGGTTAAAGGTTCTGCAGAGGTAATCAGATATTTTGCAGAGGGTGCGAAAAGAGTATTTGGAGAAATTATCCCCTTAAATAAAGGTAACGTTGAAAGCCTGGTTATTAAGCAACCAGCAGGTGTAGTTGCAGCTATTTCTCCCTGGAACTATCCGGTGCAGCTCCTTTCCTGGAAAGTTGGTGCGGCTCTGGCCGCAGGGTGCACGGTGGTGGCCAAACCTCCTTCGGAAACGCCAATTTCACCGTTGATGTTTTTGGAGTGCTTCGTTGAAGCGGGGCTTCCTGAAGGTGTAGTCAATGGAATTACAGGTTCTGGCTCAGTGATTGGCAAAGCACTGGTTTTGCACCCTTTGGTAAAAAAGGTGAGTTTTACAGGTTCTACTGAAGCAGGAAAGCAGGTTATGAGTTACTGTGCGGAAGGGGTAAAAAGGGTAACTCTGGAATTAGGAGGTCAGTCACCGCTTATTGTGTTCGAAGATGCGGATTTTGATGAAGCAGTCAAGGGTGCAGTACGGAGATCTTTCCGTAATATGGGACAGGTGTGCAACGCTATCAATCGGATTTACGTGCAGCGTTCCGTTTATGACAGGTTTTTAGAAGCTTTTGTCGAAGGAACCAGAAAGTTGCGAATTGGGAACGGCTTGACCGATCCGGATGTGGACCTGGGTCCAATGGTAAGTTTGAGCACTCTGGAAAAAGTTAAAGAACACGTAGAGGATGCGATAAAAAAAGGAGCCAGGTTGCTTTACGGAGGCAAAAAGCCCGAAGGAGAAGCTTTTAAGAAAGGTTATTTCTTTGAACCTACTATCTTAGCTGATACCACACATGAAATGCTAATCATGAAAGAAGAAACTTTTGGTCCAGCAGTTGGAGTGATGCCTTTCGATAGCCTTGATGAAGTAATTGATTGGGCTAATTCCACGAGATACGGTCTTGCTGCTTATGTGTATACTTCAAACATTAATATTGCTCGCAAGGTTTGTTTAGGTCTTGAGTGCGGAAACATCGGGTTAAATAATGTTGATGTGGCCACAATTTATGCTCCTTACACCGGTTGGAAGGAAAGCGGTTTTGGCACTGACCTTGGCCCGGGTGGAATAGAGTCGTATCTGGAGGTTAAGCATATTAAAGTAACCTATAAGTAAAGGACTTTCATTTCTCTGCGCAGAGAAATGAAGTTATGGAGGGCGATGAATTTGTCGAAAAAACCCTGTGTTGTGGGTATAGATATAGGGACTTCAAGTTGCAAAACTCTGGCTATCGATGAGCATGGGGAAGTAGTTGCTAGTAGTTCAGCTGAGTACCCAGTGTATACACCTTTTCCAGGCTGGTCAGAACAAGATCCTCTCGATTGGTGGAATGCGGTAAAGAGTACTTTTCGAGAAGTTGCCGCAAAAGTAAAAGAGCATGATTTTTCCATAGAGGGTATTGGCCTTACTGGCCAGATGCATGGTCTGGTGCTCCTGGATGCTCAAGGGAAAGTTTTGCGGCCTTGTATTCTCTGGAATGACCAGAGGAGCGCTCCCTTTTGCGACCAGATTCACAGCCTGGTTGGTGGGAAAGAAAAATTCATGGAGATAACCAACAATATAATGCTTCCCGGATATACTGGGGGAAAACTTTTGTGGGTTAGAGAAAACGAGCCTCAGATATTTGAAAAAGCTGATAAGTTTTTGTGTCCGAAGGATTTTATAAGGTTCATGCTAACCGGAGAGCTGGCTACTGATGTAACTGATGCTTCAGGAACTGGTCTCTTTGACGTAAAAGAAAGGAAGTGGGCTACAGAGCTTATTAAGCTTTTGGGGTTACCTTTTTCACTGTTTCCTCTTTCGGTGGAATCGCACGAGAAAACTGGAGTAGTTGC
This portion of the Thermatribacter velox genome encodes:
- a CDS encoding dimethylsulfonioproprionate lyase family protein; this translates as MAYKVNINNVEPDTCDRSFRYFAKDKKGETLRDTYWLIDPENSPSQRLKLGYTIVYPDGKTTGHAHPDQEEVYFILSGRGEMEIEEERFPIQEGDAFYVEPGKFHVTYNTGILPLVILWVTGKVD
- a CDS encoding aldehyde dehydrogenase encodes the protein MIRKLMIINNQFVDSINGEYLEVINPATEEKMGEVPRATKEQVEEAVKSAHRAFQTWSKLTPFDRARYMHKAADIIEQKAEEIGRVLTAEEGKPLKEGISEVKGSAEVIRYFAEGAKRVFGEIIPLNKGNVESLVIKQPAGVVAAISPWNYPVQLLSWKVGAALAAGCTVVAKPPSETPISPLMFLECFVEAGLPEGVVNGITGSGSVIGKALVLHPLVKKVSFTGSTEAGKQVMSYCAEGVKRVTLELGGQSPLIVFEDADFDEAVKGAVRRSFRNMGQVCNAINRIYVQRSVYDRFLEAFVEGTRKLRIGNGLTDPDVDLGPMVSLSTLEKVKEHVEDAIKKGARLLYGGKKPEGEAFKKGYFFEPTILADTTHEMLIMKEETFGPAVGVMPFDSLDEVIDWANSTRYGLAAYVYTSNINIARKVCLGLECGNIGLNNVDVATIYAPYTGWKESGFGTDLGPGGIESYLEVKHIKVTYK